From the genome of Primulina eburnea isolate SZY01 chromosome 12, ASM2296580v1, whole genome shotgun sequence, one region includes:
- the LOC140807805 gene encoding protein EXORDIUM-like 3, which produces MSHFSDTNHHHRSSKSKMALAPPLTAAITLAPLLVLFLLSGSVICWRPWPNTRPNSTDFLYGGSKKYEGSSEFVHLKYHMGPVLTANITVYPIWYGTWQSSQKRIIRAFIGSISAVDSKPPSVAGWWKTIQLYTDQTGNNISKNVLVGEEKNDRFYSHGKSLTRLSVQSVIKSAVTSPTRPLPINPKSGVYLLLTSSDVYVQDFCNNVCGFHYFTFPSIVGYTLPYAWVGNSAKLCPGVCAYPFAVPEYIPAKPVKPPNGDVGVDGMISVIAHEIAELSTNPLVNAWYAGQDPVFPVEIADLCEGIYGTGGGGSYTGQMMTGRDGATFNMNGIRRRFLVQWVWNHLLNYCTGPNALDQ; this is translated from the coding sequence ATGTCACATTTCTCTGACACTAATCACCACCACCGCTCAAGCAAATCTAAAATGGCACTTGCACCACCACTCACGGCGGCGATAACTCTTGCGCCGCTGCTGGTTCTGTTCCTGCTTTCTGGGTCCGTTATTTGTTGGCGCCCATGGCCCAACACTCGTCCCAACAGCACAGATTTTCTCTACGGTGGGTCGAAAAAGTATGAAGGCTCATCGGAATTTGTTCACTTGAAATACCACATGGGACCTGTTCTCACCGCCAATATCACGGTCTACCCCATATGGTACGGCACCTGGCAGAGCTCCCAGAAACGGATTATCCGTGCCTTCATCGGCTCAATCTCCGCCGTCGACTCCAAGCCACCCTCCGTCGCCGGCTGGTGGAAGACCATCCAGCTTTACACGGACCAAACCGGAAACAACATATCCAAGAATGTTCTCGTCGGCGAAGAGAAGAACGACCGGTTCTACTCCCACGGGAAGTCCCTCACCCGCCTCTCTGTCCAATCGGTGATAAAATCCGCCGTCACTAGCCCAACTCGCCCGCTTCCTATCAACCCGAAAAGCGGGGTCTACCTCCTCCTCACGTCGAGCGACGTCTACGTTCAGGACTTCTGCAACAATGTCTGCGGCTTCCATTACTTCACTTTCCCTTCAATAGTCGGCTACACGCTGCCATACGCTTGGGTGGGAAACTCCGCCAAGCTCTGCCCTGGCGTGTGCGCGTACCCCTTCGCCGTACCGGAGTATATCCCTGCGAAACCGGTGAAACCACCCAACGGCGACGTGGGGGTGGACGGGATGATTAGTGTGATTGCCCACGAGATAGCGGAGCTGTCCACGAACCCGTTGGTGAACGCCTGGTATGCAGGTCAGGACCCGGTTTTCCCCGTGGAAATAGCCGATTTGTGCGAGGGTATTTATGGAACAGGTGGAGGTGGGTCCTATACAGGGCAGATGATGACCGGTAGAGATGGTGCCACGTTTAACATGAACGGGATCCGACGGAGGTTCTTGGTCCAGTGGGTTTGGAATCATCTGTTGAATTACTGCACTGGCCCTAATGCTCTTGACCAGTAA
- the LOC140807290 gene encoding small ribosomal subunit protein uS10y-like, translated as MAYAAMKPTKPGLEEPLDQIHRIRITLSSKNVKNLEKVCGDLVRGARDKKLRVKGPVRMPTKVLHITTRKSPCGEGTNTWDRFELRVHKRIIDLFSSPDVVKQITSITIEPGVEVEVTIADS; from the exons ATGGCATACGCAGCGATGAAGCCGACGAAGCCAGGGTTGGAAGAGCCGCTGGATCAGATTCACAGGATCCGTATCACTCTGTCTTCCAAAAATGTGAAGAATCTGGAGAAGG TTTGTGGTGATTTGGTTCGCGGTGCCAGGGACAAAAAACTCAGGGTCAAAGGACCCGTAAGAATGCCCACTAAGGTTCTTCACATCACGACTCGGAAGTCTCCATGTGGTGAag GTACTAATACATGGGATAGGTTTGAGCTCCGGGTGCACAAACGCATAATTGACCTTTTCAGCTCCCCAGATGTCGTTAAGCAGATTACTTCTATCACCATTGAACCTGGTGTCGAGGTCGAGGTTACCATTGCTGATTCTTGA